Proteins co-encoded in one Stenotrophomonas maltophilia genomic window:
- a CDS encoding TIGR03862 family flavoprotein yields MSNRNSTPPRRVAVVGGGPAGLFAAERLRAAGLDVDLYEAKGSPGRKFLIAGKGGLNLTHSDPRPLFDSRYREQAAAVGHWLDGFDAQALRDWAAGFGVETYVGSSGRVFPVDRKAAPLLRGWVRRLKEQGVRLHANHRWIGWSDDGALRFATEAQEILVHADATVLAMGGGSWPQLGSDGAWVVPLQAHGVAVAPLQSANCGFDVDWTPFFAQRNAGAPMKPVVAHWIDLAGQPQSLQGECVASDYGIEGSLVYALAADLRETINRDGHAMLWLDLVPGRDEARLLADLSRARKGRSFGEHLRRQAGLDAVKAALVFEILGKEAGNDLPAVAATLKRLPLRLQRPRPMAEVISTAGGVRLEALDEGLMLRALPGVFCAGEMLDWEAPTGGYLLTACYASGLRAADGVIEWLARR; encoded by the coding sequence ATGTCAAACCGTAATTCCACCCCGCCGCGCCGGGTTGCCGTTGTTGGCGGCGGCCCGGCCGGACTGTTCGCGGCCGAGCGCCTGCGCGCGGCCGGGCTGGACGTGGATCTGTACGAGGCCAAGGGCTCTCCCGGCCGCAAGTTCCTGATCGCCGGCAAGGGCGGGCTCAACCTCACCCATTCCGATCCGCGCCCGCTGTTCGACAGCCGTTACCGCGAGCAGGCCGCGGCCGTGGGCCACTGGCTGGACGGCTTCGACGCCCAGGCACTGCGCGACTGGGCCGCCGGTTTCGGCGTAGAGACCTATGTGGGCAGCTCTGGCCGCGTATTCCCGGTCGACCGCAAGGCCGCACCATTGCTGCGCGGCTGGGTGCGCCGCTTGAAGGAACAGGGTGTGCGCCTGCATGCCAACCACCGCTGGATCGGCTGGAGCGATGACGGTGCACTGCGCTTTGCCACCGAAGCGCAGGAGATCCTTGTCCACGCCGATGCCACCGTGCTGGCGATGGGCGGCGGCAGCTGGCCGCAGCTGGGCAGTGACGGCGCGTGGGTCGTGCCCCTGCAGGCGCATGGCGTGGCTGTCGCGCCGCTGCAGTCGGCCAACTGCGGCTTCGACGTGGACTGGACCCCGTTCTTCGCCCAGCGCAATGCCGGCGCCCCAATGAAACCGGTGGTCGCGCACTGGATCGACCTGGCCGGCCAACCGCAGTCGCTGCAGGGCGAATGCGTGGCCAGCGACTACGGCATTGAAGGCAGCCTGGTCTATGCCCTGGCCGCCGACCTGCGCGAAACCATCAACCGCGACGGCCACGCCATGCTGTGGCTGGATCTGGTACCCGGCCGTGACGAGGCGCGGCTGCTGGCCGACCTGTCGCGCGCGCGCAAGGGCCGCAGCTTCGGTGAACACCTGCGCCGCCAGGCGGGCCTGGATGCGGTGAAGGCCGCGCTGGTGTTTGAGATCCTCGGCAAGGAAGCGGGCAACGACCTGCCTGCCGTCGCCGCCACGCTCAAGCGGTTGCCACTGCGCCTGCAGCGGCCACGGCCGATGGCCGAGGTGATCAGCACCGCCGGTGGCGTGCGCCTCGAGGCGCTGGATGAAGGCCTGATGCTGCGTGCCCTGCCCGGCGTGTTCTGCGCTGGCGAGATGCTGGACTGGGAAGCCCCGACCGGCGGCTACCTGTTGACCGCCTGCTATGCCAGCGGCCTGCGTGCGGCCGACGGTGTGATCGAGTGGCTGGCCCGGCGGTAG
- a CDS encoding DUF6164 family protein → MAKLLLNLRNVGDDEYADVCTLLDQHGIAWYRTEPSPWGISNGGLWLREDADHPRAKALMADYQAERGPRIRAEREQALRDGTAETFGSLLRRRPLYVVLVLLAMAAAAALVLLPFMLLRG, encoded by the coding sequence ATGGCAAAACTCCTGCTCAATCTGCGCAATGTCGGTGACGATGAATATGCCGATGTCTGCACCCTGCTGGACCAGCACGGCATCGCCTGGTACCGCACTGAACCCAGCCCCTGGGGTATTTCCAACGGCGGCCTGTGGCTGCGCGAGGATGCCGATCATCCCCGCGCCAAGGCGCTGATGGCCGACTACCAGGCCGAACGCGGCCCGCGCATCCGCGCCGAGCGCGAGCAGGCGCTGCGCGATGGCACTGCCGAGACCTTCGGCAGCCTGCTGCGGCGACGCCCGCTGTATGTAGTGCTGGTGCTGCTGGCGATGGCGGCCGCGGCGGCGCTGGTGCTGCTGCCGTTCATGCTGCTGCGCGGGTAA
- a CDS encoding FMN-binding glutamate synthase family protein, protein MHRYIVYLLAILMFPVCLWLATLWPAWYWGVGLTAAMVALGTWDLLQKRSTLRRNYPVMAHFRYGLESIGPEIRQYFVQSDLEDVPFSRQQRALIYQRAKNEMDTVPFGTLRSTYAVDYEWINHSLAPTAIAKHDFRVLIGGNCAKPYSASVFNISAMSFGSLSANAIRALNEGARRGGFYHDTGEGSISPYHREMGGDLVWEIGSGYFGCRDEKGGFSEERFVANATHDQVKMIEIKLSQGAKPGHGGVLPAPKVTAEISVTRGVPMGVDCVSPSRHSAFSTPVELLQFVARLRELSGGKPVGFKLAIGHPWEWFGIAKAMHETGLLPDFIVVDGAEGGTGAAPAEFVDHVGVPMHEALLLVHNTLVGLDLRERIRIGAAGKITSAFDIARTIALGADWCNAGRGFMFALGCIQSLSCHTDKCPTGIATQDPARWKHLDAPDKATRVHSFHEHTLHALKELLCAAGLNDPAELGPEHILRRVSPVEIRSLASLYRYLEPGELLHKVPDHAVFHAFWADARSDSFQPPPKIQALRASKSR, encoded by the coding sequence ATGCACCGGTATATCGTCTACCTGCTCGCCATCCTGATGTTTCCTGTCTGCCTGTGGTTGGCCACGTTGTGGCCGGCCTGGTACTGGGGCGTCGGCCTGACCGCCGCCATGGTGGCACTGGGAACCTGGGACCTGCTGCAGAAGCGCAGTACGCTGCGCCGCAACTATCCGGTGATGGCGCACTTCCGCTACGGGCTTGAATCGATCGGCCCGGAGATCCGCCAGTACTTCGTGCAGAGCGATCTGGAAGACGTACCCTTTTCGCGGCAGCAGCGCGCCTTGATCTATCAGCGCGCCAAGAACGAAATGGACACGGTGCCGTTCGGTACCCTGCGCAGTACCTACGCGGTGGACTACGAATGGATCAACCATTCGCTGGCGCCGACCGCCATCGCCAAGCACGACTTCCGCGTGCTGATCGGCGGCAACTGCGCCAAGCCCTATTCGGCCAGCGTGTTCAACATCTCGGCGATGAGTTTTGGCTCGTTGTCGGCCAATGCGATCCGCGCGCTGAACGAAGGCGCACGGCGCGGCGGCTTCTATCACGATACCGGCGAGGGCTCGATCTCGCCGTACCACCGCGAAATGGGCGGTGACCTGGTGTGGGAAATCGGCTCGGGCTACTTCGGTTGCCGCGATGAGAAGGGCGGCTTCAGCGAGGAGCGCTTCGTTGCCAACGCCACCCACGACCAGGTCAAGATGATCGAGATCAAGCTGTCGCAGGGCGCCAAGCCGGGCCACGGCGGCGTGCTGCCGGCGCCGAAGGTGACGGCCGAGATCTCGGTGACGCGTGGCGTTCCCATGGGCGTGGACTGCGTGTCGCCGTCGCGGCATTCGGCCTTCTCCACGCCGGTCGAACTGCTGCAGTTCGTGGCCCGCCTGCGTGAGCTGTCCGGCGGCAAGCCGGTTGGTTTCAAGCTGGCCATCGGCCATCCGTGGGAATGGTTCGGCATCGCCAAGGCCATGCACGAAACAGGACTGCTGCCCGACTTCATCGTGGTCGATGGGGCCGAGGGCGGCACGGGTGCGGCGCCGGCCGAGTTTGTCGACCATGTCGGCGTGCCGATGCACGAGGCGCTGCTGCTGGTACACAACACCCTGGTCGGCCTCGACCTGCGCGAGCGCATCCGCATCGGTGCGGCGGGCAAGATCACCAGTGCCTTCGACATCGCGCGCACCATCGCGCTGGGCGCGGACTGGTGCAATGCCGGGCGGGGCTTCATGTTCGCGCTGGGGTGCATCCAGTCGCTCAGCTGCCATACCGACAAGTGCCCGACCGGTATCGCCACCCAGGATCCGGCCCGCTGGAAACACCTGGATGCCCCGGACAAAGCCACCCGCGTGCACAGCTTCCATGAGCACACGCTGCATGCATTGAAGGAACTGTTGTGTGCGGCGGGGTTGAACGATCCGGCCGAACTGGGGCCCGAACACATCCTGCGCCGGGTATCGCCGGTGGAGATCCGTTCGCTGGCTTCGCTGTACCGCTATCTGGAGCCTGGCGAACTGCTGCACAAGGTGCCGGACCACGCGGTGTTCCATGCATTCTGGGCCGACGCACGCAGCGATTCGTTCCAGCCACCGCCGAAGATCCAGGCCCTGCGCGCCAGCAAGTCGCGATGA
- a CDS encoding FKBP-type peptidyl-prolyl cis-trans isomerase has translation MRRLLLPLLLSLTAAGCSSEPAGPPPGGTLTTFERIDTVAGTGAEAVAGNKVTVHYTGWIYDNRTGNKHGKTFDSSVSRGEPFTFALGAGQVIRGWDEGVAGMKVGGKRTLMIPPDYGYGDRRVGPIPAGSSLVFDVELLDVKP, from the coding sequence ATGCGCCGCCTGCTGCTTCCCCTGCTGCTGTCCCTCACCGCCGCTGGTTGTTCGAGCGAACCGGCCGGCCCTCCGCCGGGCGGCACCCTGACCACCTTCGAGCGCATCGATACCGTTGCCGGCACCGGCGCCGAAGCCGTCGCCGGCAACAAGGTCACCGTGCACTACACCGGCTGGATATACGACAACCGCACCGGGAACAAGCACGGCAAGACCTTCGACAGCTCGGTCAGCCGTGGCGAGCCGTTCACCTTCGCGCTGGGCGCCGGCCAGGTCATCCGCGGCTGGGATGAAGGCGTGGCCGGGATGAAGGTCGGCGGCAAGCGTACGCTGATGATCCCGCCTGACTACGGCTATGGCGACCGCCGCGTCGGCCCGATCCCGGCTGGCTCGTCACTGGTGTTCGACGTCGAGCTGCTCGATGTCAAACCGTAA
- a CDS encoding sulfurtransferase, with protein sequence MIANTAAYHFAVIDAPQALCDQLLARAEAAALRGTILVAGEGLNLFLAGAPDAIEGFYSTLREDARFADLRVKTSLSEHQPFARLKAKVKDEIISFRRDDGQPLDYPRAPAVDPATVQRWLRQGHDDAGKPVVMLDTRNLQEIEYGTFKDALVLPIHKFTDLPEALAPHREALKGSTVVSFCTGGIRCEKAALWMVNDGMDNVLQLDGGILGYFEEVGGEGYEGRCFVFDERVALDAELKPMVDQPLAEPRPSAF encoded by the coding sequence ATGATCGCCAATACCGCCGCCTACCATTTCGCCGTCATCGACGCTCCCCAGGCCCTCTGCGACCAGCTGCTGGCGCGTGCCGAGGCGGCGGCGCTGCGCGGTACGATCCTGGTGGCGGGCGAGGGCCTGAACCTGTTTCTGGCCGGCGCGCCGGACGCGATCGAAGGGTTCTATTCGACGCTGCGCGAAGACGCGCGCTTCGCTGACCTGCGGGTCAAGACCAGCCTCAGCGAACACCAGCCGTTCGCGCGGCTGAAGGCCAAGGTGAAGGACGAGATCATCAGCTTCCGCCGCGATGACGGCCAGCCGCTGGACTATCCGCGTGCGCCGGCGGTCGATCCGGCCACCGTGCAGCGCTGGCTGCGGCAGGGCCATGACGACGCCGGCAAGCCAGTGGTGATGCTCGATACGCGCAACCTGCAGGAGATCGAGTACGGCACCTTCAAGGATGCGCTGGTGCTCCCGATCCACAAGTTCACCGACCTGCCCGAGGCGCTGGCGCCGCATCGCGAGGCGCTGAAGGGCAGCACCGTGGTCAGCTTCTGCACCGGCGGCATCCGCTGCGAGAAGGCCGCGCTGTGGATGGTCAACGACGGCATGGACAACGTGCTGCAGCTCGACGGAGGCATCCTGGGCTACTTCGAGGAAGTGGGCGGCGAAGGCTACGAGGGCCGCTGCTTCGTGTTCGACGAGCGCGTGGCACTGGATGCCGAGCTGAAGCCGATGGTCGACCAGCCGCTGGCCGAGCCGCGCCCCAGCGCGTTCTGA
- a CDS encoding exopolysaccharide biosynthesis protein: MSSPPEADPGTGHERPAYRNEGIRALLEMFASGDPAEHMPLGQILRNLQQSAFGVFLFVAILPSFIPIPGMGGALSGPLVILIGLQMLCCLRRPWLPGFIARRGPKRGTMHRFLDRIDRPLRRLDRMLKPRLPQLLTPLPAHAFTGLLLVLLGILLSLPIPFTNFLFGFQLLLFSLALLERDGALMLFNWIAALAAITFFGFSSGQLVGYTVDLFQRWF; this comes from the coding sequence ATGAGCTCACCGCCTGAGGCCGACCCGGGCACGGGCCACGAGCGCCCGGCCTATCGCAACGAGGGCATCCGCGCCCTGCTGGAGATGTTCGCCTCCGGCGACCCGGCCGAGCACATGCCGCTCGGCCAGATCCTGCGCAACCTGCAGCAGAGCGCGTTCGGCGTGTTCCTGTTCGTGGCCATCCTGCCGTCGTTCATTCCGATTCCGGGCATGGGCGGCGCGCTCAGCGGCCCGCTGGTGATCCTGATCGGGCTGCAGATGCTGTGCTGCCTGCGCCGCCCGTGGCTGCCGGGCTTCATCGCCCGGCGCGGGCCGAAGCGCGGCACCATGCACCGCTTCCTCGACCGCATCGACCGGCCGTTGCGGCGCCTGGACCGGATGCTGAAGCCACGCCTGCCGCAGCTGCTGACACCGCTGCCGGCGCACGCCTTCACCGGCCTGCTGCTGGTACTGCTGGGCATCCTGCTGTCGCTGCCGATTCCATTCACCAACTTCCTGTTCGGCTTCCAGCTGCTGCTGTTCTCGCTGGCGCTGCTGGAGCGTGATGGCGCGCTGATGCTGTTCAACTGGATCGCCGCGCTGGCGGCGATCACCTTCTTCGGCTTCAGTTCGGGGCAGCTGGTGGGCTACACGGTGGATCTGTTCCAGCGCTGGTTCTGA
- a CDS encoding pyridoxamine 5'-phosphate oxidase family protein: MADTRAEHIAQLAELIQDVEVAMFTTTGVDGRLYSRPLATQQVAFDGDLWFVITADSPKVAEIALDPQVNVAYASPSKNTYVSVAGRARVVDDRAKIEELWSPAMKLFFPGGKDDPNLRLIHVCADSAEYWDGPGTLLGKALTFVLSAVQDEPAALADNGFIDLRG, translated from the coding sequence ATGGCCGACACCCGCGCCGAACACATCGCCCAGCTGGCCGAGCTGATCCAGGACGTGGAGGTGGCGATGTTCACCACCACCGGTGTCGATGGCCGCCTCTACAGCCGGCCGCTGGCCACCCAGCAGGTCGCCTTCGACGGTGACCTGTGGTTCGTGATCACCGCCGACAGCCCGAAGGTGGCCGAGATCGCGCTCGATCCGCAGGTGAATGTGGCGTATGCCTCGCCCTCGAAAAACACCTATGTGTCGGTGGCAGGACGAGCGCGCGTGGTCGATGACCGCGCGAAGATCGAAGAGCTGTGGTCGCCGGCGATGAAGCTGTTCTTCCCTGGTGGGAAGGATGACCCCAACCTGCGCCTGATCCATGTGTGTGCCGACAGCGCCGAATACTGGGATGGCCCGGGCACGCTGCTGGGCAAGGCGCTGACGTTCGTGTTGTCGGCGGTGCAGGACGAACCAGCGGCGTTGGCCGACAACGGGTTCATTGATCTGCGTGGATGA
- a CDS encoding nucleotide sugar dehydrogenase, with amino-acid sequence MSAPLAASVAPRFAVIGLGYVGLPLAVAFGRHWPTLGFDIDPQRIAELGRGQDHTLEMEADELSGAQQLQFGSDAAQLDAANVYIVTVPTPIDAYEQPDLEPLRSASRLIASHLRAGDLVIYESTVYPGTTEEVCVPLLEQGSGLRFNEDFYCGYSPERVSPGDRQRRLADIRKITSGSTPEVAAVIDQLYQRIIPAGTFPAPSMRVAEAAKVVENIQRDVNIALVNELALIFDRLGIDTQDVLDAAGSKWNFLPFRPGLVGGHCIGVDPYYLLHKSESVGYHPDLIHTARQVNNRVGAHVAARVLAMLAERGRSPAQSRILVLGVTFKEDCPDLRNSRALELAQRLGEAGAAVDVSDPWVGPAALAQAGVQWLAEPVSGRYDAVVLAVAHARFKAMDEAAIRGLLAPGGLVYDVKSAWPRNVVDGRL; translated from the coding sequence ATGAGCGCGCCGCTGGCGGCGTCGGTCGCTCCTCGCTTCGCAGTGATCGGCCTGGGCTATGTCGGCCTGCCGTTGGCGGTGGCCTTCGGCCGGCACTGGCCGACGCTGGGGTTCGACATCGATCCGCAGCGCATCGCCGAACTCGGCCGCGGGCAGGACCATACGCTGGAGATGGAGGCCGACGAGCTGTCCGGCGCACAGCAGCTGCAGTTCGGCAGCGATGCCGCGCAGCTGGACGCGGCCAATGTCTACATCGTCACCGTGCCCACGCCGATCGACGCCTACGAGCAACCCGACCTGGAGCCGTTGCGCTCGGCCTCGCGGCTGATCGCCAGCCACCTGCGCGCCGGTGATCTGGTCATCTACGAATCGACGGTCTACCCCGGGACCACCGAGGAAGTGTGCGTGCCGCTGCTGGAGCAGGGCTCGGGGCTCCGCTTCAACGAGGACTTCTATTGCGGCTACAGCCCGGAACGGGTCAGCCCCGGTGACCGCCAGCGGCGCCTGGCCGATATCCGCAAGATCACCTCCGGTTCGACGCCGGAGGTCGCCGCTGTCATCGATCAGCTGTACCAGCGCATCATCCCTGCCGGTACCTTTCCGGCACCGTCGATGCGGGTGGCCGAGGCGGCCAAGGTGGTCGAGAACATCCAGCGTGACGTCAACATCGCGCTGGTCAACGAGCTGGCCCTGATCTTCGACCGGCTCGGCATCGACACCCAGGACGTGCTGGACGCGGCGGGCAGCAAGTGGAACTTCCTGCCGTTCCGGCCCGGCCTGGTCGGCGGTCACTGCATCGGCGTGGATCCGTACTACCTGCTGCACAAATCGGAGAGCGTGGGCTACCACCCGGACCTGATCCACACCGCACGCCAGGTCAACAACCGTGTCGGCGCCCATGTGGCGGCGCGCGTGTTGGCGATGCTGGCAGAGCGCGGCCGTTCGCCAGCGCAGTCGCGCATCCTGGTACTGGGCGTGACGTTCAAGGAAGACTGCCCGGACCTGCGCAACAGCCGTGCGCTGGAACTGGCGCAGCGCCTGGGCGAGGCCGGGGCCGCGGTGGACGTCAGCGACCCCTGGGTGGGCCCGGCGGCGCTGGCGCAGGCCGGTGTGCAATGGCTGGCCGAACCGGTTTCCGGCCGCTATGACGCGGTGGTGCTGGCGGTGGCGCATGCCCGCTTCAAGGCCATGGATGAAGCAGCCATCCGTGGCCTGCTGGCACCGGGAGGCCTGGTCTACGATGTGAAATCGGCCTGGCCGCGCAACGTGGTTGACGGTCGGCTGTAA
- a CDS encoding DUF47 domain-containing protein, producing the protein MFSLQTIFGSGKQFYTLLDEAAVAANDAAKALHSMLREADRQPALDAFKLARLRERAASDKISQALVDSFMTPIEREDIEALGSALYKIPKQIEKFADRYSLATTHLEHIDFAPRAAMLEQAAGVVVEMVADLRHMNLDRMTALNEKLRSLENEADRLMLELYRDIYSGRLDNLQMFLLKEFFEILEKAIDRCREAGVVAYQIVLKNS; encoded by the coding sequence ATGTTCTCTCTGCAGACCATTTTCGGTTCCGGCAAACAGTTCTACACCCTGCTCGATGAGGCTGCCGTCGCGGCCAATGACGCCGCCAAGGCGCTGCATTCCATGCTGCGCGAGGCCGACCGCCAGCCTGCGCTGGACGCTTTCAAGCTGGCCCGCCTGCGCGAACGCGCGGCCTCGGACAAGATCAGCCAGGCGCTGGTGGACAGCTTCATGACCCCGATCGAGCGCGAAGACATCGAAGCGCTGGGTTCGGCGCTGTACAAGATTCCCAAGCAGATCGAGAAGTTCGCCGATCGCTATTCGCTGGCCACGACCCATCTGGAGCACATCGACTTCGCGCCGCGCGCGGCGATGCTGGAGCAGGCGGCCGGCGTGGTGGTGGAAATGGTGGCCGACCTGCGCCACATGAACCTGGACCGGATGACCGCGCTGAACGAGAAGCTGCGTTCGCTGGAAAACGAGGCCGACCGCCTGATGCTCGAGCTGTACCGCGACATCTATTCCGGCCGCCTGGACAACCTGCAGATGTTCCTGTTGAAGGAATTCTTCGAGATCCTGGAAAAGGCCATCGACCGTTGCCGCGAGGCCGGCGTGGTGGCGTACCAGATCGTGTTGAAGAACAGCTGA
- a CDS encoding GNAT family N-acetyltransferase, with the protein MQFRTGTLDDVPTLWALRTRCVRETCSSHYPPEVIAPWSTSPPPSQYARLLGQGGCVVAEDAQGVLLGFGVFDCDANEVDALFVDPGRGGQGIGQALMLRLLALADRGREVVLSASLNAVPFYQRQGFISVREESYPHPSGVALASVSMRRPW; encoded by the coding sequence ATGCAGTTCAGGACCGGTACCCTCGACGATGTGCCTACGCTGTGGGCGCTGCGCACGCGCTGCGTGCGTGAGACCTGCAGCAGCCACTATCCGCCGGAGGTCATCGCGCCGTGGTCGACATCGCCGCCACCGTCGCAGTACGCGCGCCTGCTGGGGCAGGGCGGTTGCGTGGTGGCCGAGGATGCGCAGGGCGTCCTGCTCGGATTCGGCGTCTTTGACTGCGACGCCAATGAAGTCGACGCGTTGTTCGTCGATCCTGGTCGTGGTGGCCAGGGCATTGGCCAGGCGCTGATGCTGCGGTTGCTGGCACTGGCCGATCGCGGGCGTGAGGTGGTGCTGTCGGCCTCGCTCAACGCAGTGCCGTTCTACCAGCGGCAGGGCTTCATCAGCGTGCGTGAGGAGAGCTACCCGCATCCCAGCGGCGTCGCGCTGGCGTCAGTGAGCATGCGCCGGCCGTGGTGA
- a CDS encoding LLM class flavin-dependent oxidoreductase: protein MIPLSILDLAPVCEGSDTTAAFANMLELAQHADALGYRRYWLAEHHNMPGIASAATAVLIGHVAGGTRRIRVGAGGIMLPNHAPLQVAEQFGTLASLYPDRIDLGLGRAPGTDQPTARALRRYFDSADQFPQDVRELLHYFEPVQPGQAVQAVPGGGLRVPTWILGSSLFGARMAASMGLPYAFASHFAPDAMDEALAVYRREFRPSATLKQPHAMLALNVVASDSEAESRRLFTSQQQSFVNLRRGRPGKIPAPVDDIETFWEPHEKLGVERALACTVLGDPQQVAEGIAAFVERHRPDELMLTANLFDHRARLRSFELAMHAWHARHAG from the coding sequence ATGATCCCGTTGTCGATCCTTGACCTGGCCCCGGTCTGCGAGGGCAGTGACACCACTGCCGCCTTTGCCAACATGCTGGAACTGGCCCAGCACGCCGACGCGCTGGGCTATCGCCGCTACTGGCTGGCCGAACACCACAACATGCCCGGCATCGCCAGTGCGGCCACCGCCGTGCTGATTGGCCACGTCGCCGGTGGTACCCGGCGCATCCGGGTTGGTGCCGGCGGCATCATGCTGCCCAACCATGCACCGCTGCAGGTGGCCGAGCAGTTCGGCACGCTGGCCTCGCTGTATCCGGACCGCATCGACCTCGGCCTGGGCCGCGCGCCGGGCACCGACCAGCCGACGGCGCGGGCCCTGCGTCGCTACTTCGACAGCGCCGACCAGTTCCCGCAGGACGTGCGCGAACTGCTGCACTACTTCGAACCGGTGCAGCCGGGCCAGGCCGTGCAGGCTGTTCCCGGTGGCGGCCTGCGCGTACCGACGTGGATTCTCGGTTCCAGTCTGTTCGGCGCGCGCATGGCCGCGTCGATGGGCCTGCCGTACGCGTTCGCCTCGCACTTTGCGCCGGATGCAATGGACGAAGCACTGGCGGTGTACCGCCGCGAGTTCCGCCCCTCGGCCACGTTGAAGCAACCGCATGCGATGCTGGCCCTGAACGTGGTGGCCAGTGACAGCGAGGCGGAGTCGCGCCGCCTGTTCACCAGCCAGCAGCAGAGTTTCGTCAACCTGCGCCGTGGCCGTCCGGGCAAGATTCCGGCACCGGTCGACGACATTGAAACCTTCTGGGAGCCGCACGAGAAGCTGGGTGTGGAACGGGCGCTGGCCTGCACCGTACTCGGCGATCCGCAGCAGGTCGCTGAGGGCATCGCCGCCTTCGTTGAACGCCACAGGCCCGACGAGCTGATGCTGACTGCCAACCTGTTTGACCACCGCGCGCGCCTGCGTTCGTTCGAACTGGCCATGCACGCCTGGCACGCCCGCCACGCGGGCTGA
- a CDS encoding hemolysin family protein, whose product MILIVFALVLLNGFFAMSEMSVMTSRKSRLKQMAATSKRAAKALELSEKPESFLSTVQIGITVIGVLTGYLGGEALGDAFAGWIQGLMPGFAYAGKIGTVLAVSLITFITLIFGELVPKRLALTRSEAIAGLVAMPMSWLAKLALPFVWLLSKTTQLVLKILGLGKDEAAQVTEEEIRMLVAESHEAGVIDAHERDMMNRVMRLGDRTADSLMTPRNRIAWLDTQAGLERNLEIMAEHEFSRYPVYRDNDQDVVGVLELKSLATRMARGDNALFQTLREALYVSESTHAMKLLEIFREEQQSMALVVDEYGEIQGLVTISDLMGAVVGRLQAVENADEDALVVTREDGSLLVDGSLPIEDLRELIGSNDLPDAEDGDYYTLAGMCIHYFGRIPHAGEYFDWAGWRFEIVDLDGARVDKLLLRTLSDEQADELTA is encoded by the coding sequence ATGATCCTGATTGTCTTCGCGCTTGTTCTGTTGAACGGCTTCTTCGCCATGTCCGAGATGTCGGTCATGACCTCGCGCAAGAGCCGCCTGAAGCAGATGGCCGCCACCTCCAAGCGCGCTGCCAAGGCACTGGAGCTGTCGGAGAAGCCGGAGAGCTTCCTGTCCACCGTGCAGATCGGCATCACCGTGATCGGCGTGCTGACCGGCTATCTCGGCGGTGAAGCGCTGGGCGACGCCTTTGCCGGCTGGATCCAGGGCCTGATGCCCGGTTTCGCCTATGCCGGCAAGATCGGCACGGTACTGGCGGTCAGCCTGATCACCTTCATCACGCTCATCTTTGGCGAACTGGTGCCCAAGCGCCTGGCGCTGACCCGCTCGGAGGCGATCGCCGGACTGGTGGCCATGCCGATGAGCTGGCTGGCCAAGCTGGCCCTGCCGTTTGTCTGGCTGCTGTCCAAGACCACCCAGCTGGTACTGAAGATTCTCGGCCTGGGCAAGGACGAGGCCGCCCAGGTGACCGAAGAAGAAATCCGCATGCTGGTGGCCGAGAGCCACGAGGCCGGCGTGATCGATGCCCATGAGCGCGACATGATGAACCGCGTCATGCGCCTGGGCGACCGCACCGCCGACAGCCTGATGACCCCGCGCAACCGCATCGCCTGGCTCGATACCCAGGCCGGGCTGGAGCGGAACCTGGAAATCATGGCCGAGCATGAGTTCTCGCGCTATCCGGTGTATCGCGACAACGACCAGGACGTGGTCGGTGTGCTGGAGCTGAAATCGTTGGCCACCCGCATGGCACGCGGTGACAACGCGCTGTTCCAGACCCTGCGCGAAGCGTTGTATGTCTCCGAATCGACCCATGCGATGAAGCTGCTGGAGATCTTCCGCGAGGAACAGCAGTCGATGGCGCTGGTGGTGGATGAGTACGGCGAAATCCAGGGCCTGGTGACCATCAGCGACCTGATGGGCGCGGTGGTCGGCCGCCTGCAGGCCGTTGAGAACGCCGATGAGGACGCGCTGGTGGTGACCCGCGAGGACGGCTCGCTGCTGGTGGACGGTTCGCTGCCGATCGAAGACCTGCGCGAGCTGATCGGCAGCAACGACCTGCCCGATGCAGAGGACGGCGACTACTACACGCTGGCCGGCATGTGCATCCACTATTTCGGCCGCATCCCGCACGCCGGTGAATACTTCGACTGGGCCGGCTGGCGCTTCGAGATCGTCGACCTGGACGGTGCGCGCGTGGACAAGCTGCTGCTGCGTACGTTGTCCGACGAGCAGGCCGATGAGCTCACCGCCTGA